Proteins from a genomic interval of Candidatus Wallbacteria bacterium:
- a CDS encoding response regulator: MEKRRILAIDDDLTVLKFIESALRSAYEISTLSFCHDIQNTLESFRPDLLLLDLKLPNNDGYELCQQIREYRNFDSIPVILMTGVDLNAIRNNYSKVGASDYLLKPFDADSLISKISSTFNSVN, from the coding sequence ATGGAGAAAAGACGGATACTGGCAATCGATGACGATCTGACAGTATTGAAGTTTATCGAATCAGCGCTGAGGAGTGCTTATGAGATCAGCACGCTCAGTTTCTGTCATGATATTCAAAACACCCTGGAATCATTCAGACCAGACCTGCTCCTTCTTGACCTTAAACTCCCCAACAATGACGGTTATGAACTCTGCCAGCAGATCAGGGAATACCGTAACTTTGATTCGATTCCCGTGATTCTGATGACCGGAGTAGACCTCAACGCCATCCGCAACAACTACAGCAAAGTGGGAGCTTCGGACTATCTCCTCAAACCGTTCGACGCTGACTCGCTCATCAGTAAGATCAGCTCCACTTTCAATTCAGTTAATTGA